A window of Enoplosus armatus isolate fEnoArm2 chromosome 3, fEnoArm2.hap1, whole genome shotgun sequence contains these coding sequences:
- the LOC139283211 gene encoding uncharacterized protein, translating to MFLYLLIFLAYHSSRWIPRNQRLKFQIVNAVFTVLVLVPQFYVMGRPKSSRYCWQPLLNNLSASIALSFIASGFSVIFTLIDPVPQSLWASYHVFGLLTCGHALCTAILTLTAAACANTTPELYYMSLILTVASIFSTGFFAVRGGLWLTNRLPVMDSSRNNER from the exons ATGTTTCTCTACTTGCTAATCTTCTTGGCGTATCATAGCAGCAGATGGATACCAAGGAATCAGCGGTTAAAATT TCAAATCGTGAATGCGGTGTTCACGGTGCTTGTTCTGGTCCCTCAGTTCTACGTCATGGGAAG GCCAAAATCCTCAAGATACTGCTGGCAGCCTCTTCTGAACAACCTGTCAGCCTCCATCGCCTTATCCTTCATAGCTTCAG GTTTTTCAGTGATATTCACATTGATAGACCCAGTTCCTCAGAGCTTGTGGGCTTCCTATCATGTGTTTGGGCTGCTGACCTGTGGACACGCACTATGCACTGCCATCCTgactctgacagcagcagcatgt GCCAACACCACCCCTGAGCTGTACTACATGTCCCTCATTCTAACGGTCGCTTCTATTTTCAGTACAG GGTTTTTCGCGGTGAGAGGAGGACTCTGGTTGACCAACAGGCTGCCTGTGATGGACTCGAGCAGAAACAATGAGCGATAA
- the tardbpb gene encoding TAR DNA-binding protein 43 isoform X5, with translation MAEVYIRVAEEENEEPMEIPSEDDGTVLLSTVAAQFPGACGLRFRSPVSQCMRGVRLVEGVLHAPENGWGNIVYVVNYPKDNKRKMEEIDASSAVKMKRGDMKTSDLIVLGLPWKTTEQDLKDYFSTFGEVIMVQVKRDAKTGNSKGFGFVRFTEYEAQEKVISQRHMIDGRWCDCKLPNSKVNMEQQGPDEPLRSRKVFVGRCTEDMTTDDLRQFFMQYGEVTDVFIPKPFRAFAFVTFADDQVAQSLCGEDLIIKGVSVHISNAEPKHGNRQFDRTTRFGNGFGAQAFGSSRSGLGSSTNSSLANFGSFSLNPAMMAAAQAALQSSWGMMGMLASQQQTSTSGSTSSGTSSSRDQSQSFSTGNSNYGTSSASLGWGTGSNSTTSGSGFSSGFGSSMESKSSGWGM, from the exons ATGGCAGAAGTATATATTCGagtggcagaggaggaaaacgAGGAGCCCATGGAGATACCGTCCGAAGACGACGGCACTGTTCTGCTTTCAACCGTGGCAGCTCAGTTTCCAGGGGCGTGTGGCCTACGATTCAGAAGCCCCGTGTCTCAGTGCATGCGAGGAGTTCGTCTTGTGGAAGGGGTCCTGCACGCACCAGAAAACGGATGGGGGAATATCGTGTATGTGGTGAACTATCCAAAAG acaacaaaaggaaaatggagGAAATTGACGCATCTTCTGCCGTGAAAATGAAGAGAGGGGACATGAAGACATCTGACCTGATCGTACTGGGTCTTCCTTGGAAAACAACAGAGCAGGACCTGAAAGACTACTTCAGCACATTTGGAGAAGTCATCATGGTTCAG gtaAAACGAGATGCCAAGACAGGAAACTCTAAAGGATTTGGCTTTGTGAGATTCACAGAGTATGAGGCTCAAGAAAAGGTGATCTCCCAGCGCCATATGATTGACGGGAGATGGTGTGACTGCAAGCTTCCTAACTCGAAGGTGAATATGG AACAGCAGGGTCCGGATGAGCCATTGAGGAGTCGGAAAGTGTTTGTAGGCCGTTGCACAGAAGACATGACCACAGACGACCTACGGCAGTTCTTTATGCAGTATGGAGAAGTCACAGATGTCTTCATCCCCAAGCCATTCCGTGCTTTTGCCTTTGTCACATTTGCAGATGATCAG GTTGCCCAGTCTCTCTGTGGAGAGGACCTAATAATCAAAGGTGTCAGCGTTCACATCTCTAATGCTGAGCCCAAACATGGCAATAGGCAGTTTGATCGCACAACACGATTTGGGAATGGTTTTGGAGCTCAAGCATTTGGCAGCAGCCGTAGTGGGTTAGGgagcagcactaacagtagtCTGGCTAATTTTGGTTCCTTCAGTCTGAACCCTGCTATGATGGCTGCTGCTCAGGCTGCTCTGCAGAGTAGTTGGGGGATGATGGGCATGCTGGCTAGCCAGCAGCAGACATCCACCTCAGGCAGCACCTCCAGTGGAACAAGCTCTAGTAGGGACCAGAGTCAGTCTTTCAGTACAGGCAACAGCAACTACGGCACCAGCTCAGCCAGTCTTGGCTGGGGAACAGGGTCAAACTCTACAACCAGTGGAAGTGGGTTTAGCTCAGGTTTTGGGTCCAGTATGGAGTCAAAGTCGTCTGGGTGGGGTATGTAA
- the tardbpb gene encoding TAR DNA-binding protein 43 isoform X4, whose translation MAEVYIRVAEEENEEPMEIPSEDDGTVLLSTVAAQFPGACGLRFRSPVSQCMRGVRLVEGVLHAPENGWGNIVYVVNYPKDNKRKMEEIDASSAVKMKRGDMKTSDLIVLGLPWKTTEQDLKDYFSTFGEVIMVQVKRDAKTGNSKGFGFVRFTEYEAQEKVISQRHMIDGRWCDCKLPNSKGPDEPLRSRKVFVGRCTEDMTTDDLRQFFMQYGEVTDVFIPKPFRAFAFVTFADDQVAQSLCGEDLIIKGVSVHISNAEPKHGNRQFDRTTRFGNGFGAQAFGSSRSGLGSSTNSSLANFGSFSLNPAMMAAAQAALQSSWGMMGMLASQQQTSTSGSTSSGTSSSRDQSQSFSTGNSNYGTSSASLGWGTGSNSTTSGSGFSSGFGSSMESKSSGWGM comes from the exons ATGGCAGAAGTATATATTCGagtggcagaggaggaaaacgAGGAGCCCATGGAGATACCGTCCGAAGACGACGGCACTGTTCTGCTTTCAACCGTGGCAGCTCAGTTTCCAGGGGCGTGTGGCCTACGATTCAGAAGCCCCGTGTCTCAGTGCATGCGAGGAGTTCGTCTTGTGGAAGGGGTCCTGCACGCACCAGAAAACGGATGGGGGAATATCGTGTATGTGGTGAACTATCCAAAAG acaacaaaaggaaaatggagGAAATTGACGCATCTTCTGCCGTGAAAATGAAGAGAGGGGACATGAAGACATCTGACCTGATCGTACTGGGTCTTCCTTGGAAAACAACAGAGCAGGACCTGAAAGACTACTTCAGCACATTTGGAGAAGTCATCATGGTTCAG gtaAAACGAGATGCCAAGACAGGAAACTCTAAAGGATTTGGCTTTGTGAGATTCACAGAGTATGAGGCTCAAGAAAAGGTGATCTCCCAGCGCCATATGATTGACGGGAGATGGTGTGACTGCAAGCTTCCTAACTCGAAG GGTCCGGATGAGCCATTGAGGAGTCGGAAAGTGTTTGTAGGCCGTTGCACAGAAGACATGACCACAGACGACCTACGGCAGTTCTTTATGCAGTATGGAGAAGTCACAGATGTCTTCATCCCCAAGCCATTCCGTGCTTTTGCCTTTGTCACATTTGCAGATGATCAG GTTGCCCAGTCTCTCTGTGGAGAGGACCTAATAATCAAAGGTGTCAGCGTTCACATCTCTAATGCTGAGCCCAAACATGGCAATAGGCAGTTTGATCGCACAACACGATTTGGGAATGGTTTTGGAGCTCAAGCATTTGGCAGCAGCCGTAGTGGGTTAGGgagcagcactaacagtagtCTGGCTAATTTTGGTTCCTTCAGTCTGAACCCTGCTATGATGGCTGCTGCTCAGGCTGCTCTGCAGAGTAGTTGGGGGATGATGGGCATGCTGGCTAGCCAGCAGCAGACATCCACCTCAGGCAGCACCTCCAGTGGAACAAGCTCTAGTAGGGACCAGAGTCAGTCTTTCAGTACAGGCAACAGCAACTACGGCACCAGCTCAGCCAGTCTTGGCTGGGGAACAGGGTCAAACTCTACAACCAGTGGAAGTGGGTTTAGCTCAGGTTTTGGGTCCAGTATGGAGTCAAAGTCGTCTGGGTGGGGTATGTAA
- the tardbpb gene encoding TAR DNA-binding protein 43 isoform X2, whose protein sequence is MAEVYIRVAEEENEEPMEIPSEDDGTVLLSTVAAQFPGACGLRFRSPVSQCMRGVRLVEGVLHAPENGWGNIVYVVNYPKDNKRKMEEIDASSAVKMKRGDMKTSDLIVLGLPWKTTEQDLKDYFSTFGEVIMVQVKRDAKTGNSKGFGFVRFTEYEAQEKVISQRHMIDGRWCDCKLPNSKVNMGPDEPLRSRKVFVGRCTEDMTTDDLRQFFMQYGEVTDVFIPKPFRAFAFVTFADDQVAQSLCGEDLIIKGVSVHISNAEPKHGNRQFDRTTRFGNGFGAQAFGSSRSGLGSSTNSSLANFGSFSLNPAMMAAAQAALQSSWGMMGMLASQQQTSTSGSTSSGTSSSRDQSQSFSTGNSNYGTSSASLGWGTGSNSTTSGSGFSSGFGSSMESKSSGWGM, encoded by the exons ATGGCAGAAGTATATATTCGagtggcagaggaggaaaacgAGGAGCCCATGGAGATACCGTCCGAAGACGACGGCACTGTTCTGCTTTCAACCGTGGCAGCTCAGTTTCCAGGGGCGTGTGGCCTACGATTCAGAAGCCCCGTGTCTCAGTGCATGCGAGGAGTTCGTCTTGTGGAAGGGGTCCTGCACGCACCAGAAAACGGATGGGGGAATATCGTGTATGTGGTGAACTATCCAAAAG acaacaaaaggaaaatggagGAAATTGACGCATCTTCTGCCGTGAAAATGAAGAGAGGGGACATGAAGACATCTGACCTGATCGTACTGGGTCTTCCTTGGAAAACAACAGAGCAGGACCTGAAAGACTACTTCAGCACATTTGGAGAAGTCATCATGGTTCAG gtaAAACGAGATGCCAAGACAGGAAACTCTAAAGGATTTGGCTTTGTGAGATTCACAGAGTATGAGGCTCAAGAAAAGGTGATCTCCCAGCGCCATATGATTGACGGGAGATGGTGTGACTGCAAGCTTCCTAACTCGAAGGTGAATATG GGTCCGGATGAGCCATTGAGGAGTCGGAAAGTGTTTGTAGGCCGTTGCACAGAAGACATGACCACAGACGACCTACGGCAGTTCTTTATGCAGTATGGAGAAGTCACAGATGTCTTCATCCCCAAGCCATTCCGTGCTTTTGCCTTTGTCACATTTGCAGATGATCAG GTTGCCCAGTCTCTCTGTGGAGAGGACCTAATAATCAAAGGTGTCAGCGTTCACATCTCTAATGCTGAGCCCAAACATGGCAATAGGCAGTTTGATCGCACAACACGATTTGGGAATGGTTTTGGAGCTCAAGCATTTGGCAGCAGCCGTAGTGGGTTAGGgagcagcactaacagtagtCTGGCTAATTTTGGTTCCTTCAGTCTGAACCCTGCTATGATGGCTGCTGCTCAGGCTGCTCTGCAGAGTAGTTGGGGGATGATGGGCATGCTGGCTAGCCAGCAGCAGACATCCACCTCAGGCAGCACCTCCAGTGGAACAAGCTCTAGTAGGGACCAGAGTCAGTCTTTCAGTACAGGCAACAGCAACTACGGCACCAGCTCAGCCAGTCTTGGCTGGGGAACAGGGTCAAACTCTACAACCAGTGGAAGTGGGTTTAGCTCAGGTTTTGGGTCCAGTATGGAGTCAAAGTCGTCTGGGTGGGGTATGTAA
- the cenps gene encoding centromere protein S, protein MSVDKDETQQRLKAAVHYTVGRLCQKIGEDHRRDFSRQAIAAIAETAFRQCDVFAKDLEAFARHAKRSTVSAEDVKLVARRSTALSIYIQNKSEELNQEQRDLKKNTGKRKSRDTEEESRE, encoded by the exons ATGTCCGTAGATAAAGACGAGACGCAACAG AGGTTAAAGGCAGCAGTCCATTATACTGTGGGCCGGCTGTGTCAGAAGATTGGAGAGGACCACCGGAGAGACTTCAGTCGACAAGCTATAGCAGCAATAGCTGAGACAGCTTTCAGACAATGTG atgtATTTGCTAAAGACCTGGAGGCCTTTGCAAG GCATGCTAAAAGAAGCACGGTGTCTGCGGAAGATGTAAAGCTTGTAGCCCGTCGCAGTACTGCATTG tccatctacatacaaaataaaagtgaagaaCTGAACCAGGAGCAGAGGGATTTGAAAAAGAATActggaaagaggaagagcagagacactgaggaggaAAGCAGAGAATAA
- the tardbpb gene encoding TAR DNA-binding protein 43 isoform X1: protein MAEVYIRVAEEENEEPMEIPSEDDGTVLLSTVAAQFPGACGLRFRSPVSQCMRGVRLVEGVLHAPENGWGNIVYVVNYPKDNKRKMEEIDASSAVKMKRGDMKTSDLIVLGLPWKTTEQDLKDYFSTFGEVIMVQVKRDAKTGNSKGFGFVRFTEYEAQEKVISQRHMIDGRWCDCKLPNSKVNMQGPDEPLRSRKVFVGRCTEDMTTDDLRQFFMQYGEVTDVFIPKPFRAFAFVTFADDQVAQSLCGEDLIIKGVSVHISNAEPKHGNRQFDRTTRFGNGFGAQAFGSSRSGLGSSTNSSLANFGSFSLNPAMMAAAQAALQSSWGMMGMLASQQQTSTSGSTSSGTSSSRDQSQSFSTGNSNYGTSSASLGWGTGSNSTTSGSGFSSGFGSSMESKSSGWGM from the exons ATGGCAGAAGTATATATTCGagtggcagaggaggaaaacgAGGAGCCCATGGAGATACCGTCCGAAGACGACGGCACTGTTCTGCTTTCAACCGTGGCAGCTCAGTTTCCAGGGGCGTGTGGCCTACGATTCAGAAGCCCCGTGTCTCAGTGCATGCGAGGAGTTCGTCTTGTGGAAGGGGTCCTGCACGCACCAGAAAACGGATGGGGGAATATCGTGTATGTGGTGAACTATCCAAAAG acaacaaaaggaaaatggagGAAATTGACGCATCTTCTGCCGTGAAAATGAAGAGAGGGGACATGAAGACATCTGACCTGATCGTACTGGGTCTTCCTTGGAAAACAACAGAGCAGGACCTGAAAGACTACTTCAGCACATTTGGAGAAGTCATCATGGTTCAG gtaAAACGAGATGCCAAGACAGGAAACTCTAAAGGATTTGGCTTTGTGAGATTCACAGAGTATGAGGCTCAAGAAAAGGTGATCTCCCAGCGCCATATGATTGACGGGAGATGGTGTGACTGCAAGCTTCCTAACTCGAAGGTGAATATG CAGGGTCCGGATGAGCCATTGAGGAGTCGGAAAGTGTTTGTAGGCCGTTGCACAGAAGACATGACCACAGACGACCTACGGCAGTTCTTTATGCAGTATGGAGAAGTCACAGATGTCTTCATCCCCAAGCCATTCCGTGCTTTTGCCTTTGTCACATTTGCAGATGATCAG GTTGCCCAGTCTCTCTGTGGAGAGGACCTAATAATCAAAGGTGTCAGCGTTCACATCTCTAATGCTGAGCCCAAACATGGCAATAGGCAGTTTGATCGCACAACACGATTTGGGAATGGTTTTGGAGCTCAAGCATTTGGCAGCAGCCGTAGTGGGTTAGGgagcagcactaacagtagtCTGGCTAATTTTGGTTCCTTCAGTCTGAACCCTGCTATGATGGCTGCTGCTCAGGCTGCTCTGCAGAGTAGTTGGGGGATGATGGGCATGCTGGCTAGCCAGCAGCAGACATCCACCTCAGGCAGCACCTCCAGTGGAACAAGCTCTAGTAGGGACCAGAGTCAGTCTTTCAGTACAGGCAACAGCAACTACGGCACCAGCTCAGCCAGTCTTGGCTGGGGAACAGGGTCAAACTCTACAACCAGTGGAAGTGGGTTTAGCTCAGGTTTTGGGTCCAGTATGGAGTCAAAGTCGTCTGGGTGGGGTATGTAA
- the tardbpb gene encoding TAR DNA-binding protein 43 isoform X3 gives MAEVYIRVAEEENEEPMEIPSEDDGTVLLSTVAAQFPGACGLRFRSPVSQCMRGVRLVEGVLHAPENGWGNIVYVVNYPKDNKRKMEEIDASSAVKMKRGDMKTSDLIVLGLPWKTTEQDLKDYFSTFGEVIMVQVKRDAKTGNSKGFGFVRFTEYEAQEKVISQRHMIDGRWCDCKLPNSKQGPDEPLRSRKVFVGRCTEDMTTDDLRQFFMQYGEVTDVFIPKPFRAFAFVTFADDQVAQSLCGEDLIIKGVSVHISNAEPKHGNRQFDRTTRFGNGFGAQAFGSSRSGLGSSTNSSLANFGSFSLNPAMMAAAQAALQSSWGMMGMLASQQQTSTSGSTSSGTSSSRDQSQSFSTGNSNYGTSSASLGWGTGSNSTTSGSGFSSGFGSSMESKSSGWGM, from the exons ATGGCAGAAGTATATATTCGagtggcagaggaggaaaacgAGGAGCCCATGGAGATACCGTCCGAAGACGACGGCACTGTTCTGCTTTCAACCGTGGCAGCTCAGTTTCCAGGGGCGTGTGGCCTACGATTCAGAAGCCCCGTGTCTCAGTGCATGCGAGGAGTTCGTCTTGTGGAAGGGGTCCTGCACGCACCAGAAAACGGATGGGGGAATATCGTGTATGTGGTGAACTATCCAAAAG acaacaaaaggaaaatggagGAAATTGACGCATCTTCTGCCGTGAAAATGAAGAGAGGGGACATGAAGACATCTGACCTGATCGTACTGGGTCTTCCTTGGAAAACAACAGAGCAGGACCTGAAAGACTACTTCAGCACATTTGGAGAAGTCATCATGGTTCAG gtaAAACGAGATGCCAAGACAGGAAACTCTAAAGGATTTGGCTTTGTGAGATTCACAGAGTATGAGGCTCAAGAAAAGGTGATCTCCCAGCGCCATATGATTGACGGGAGATGGTGTGACTGCAAGCTTCCTAACTCGAAG CAGGGTCCGGATGAGCCATTGAGGAGTCGGAAAGTGTTTGTAGGCCGTTGCACAGAAGACATGACCACAGACGACCTACGGCAGTTCTTTATGCAGTATGGAGAAGTCACAGATGTCTTCATCCCCAAGCCATTCCGTGCTTTTGCCTTTGTCACATTTGCAGATGATCAG GTTGCCCAGTCTCTCTGTGGAGAGGACCTAATAATCAAAGGTGTCAGCGTTCACATCTCTAATGCTGAGCCCAAACATGGCAATAGGCAGTTTGATCGCACAACACGATTTGGGAATGGTTTTGGAGCTCAAGCATTTGGCAGCAGCCGTAGTGGGTTAGGgagcagcactaacagtagtCTGGCTAATTTTGGTTCCTTCAGTCTGAACCCTGCTATGATGGCTGCTGCTCAGGCTGCTCTGCAGAGTAGTTGGGGGATGATGGGCATGCTGGCTAGCCAGCAGCAGACATCCACCTCAGGCAGCACCTCCAGTGGAACAAGCTCTAGTAGGGACCAGAGTCAGTCTTTCAGTACAGGCAACAGCAACTACGGCACCAGCTCAGCCAGTCTTGGCTGGGGAACAGGGTCAAACTCTACAACCAGTGGAAGTGGGTTTAGCTCAGGTTTTGGGTCCAGTATGGAGTCAAAGTCGTCTGGGTGGGGTATGTAA
- the h6pd gene encoding GDH/6PGL endoplasmic bifunctional protein, giving the protein MFVTVFLLLVTLCAQGGNGEERGEAQRPGHVSVVIVGGTGDLAKKYLWQGFFHLYVNQVSSGNTFSFYGGGLSPADKATPVLFEILKAVSCSKDVSQERCALLKEQFLRLSQYRQLAAVEDYQDLAKHIDQELQQEGITEAGRLFYLSVPAFTYADIADKINSSCRPTSGAWLRVVLEKPFGHDYRSAQVLASQLGSSLKDEEMYRIDHYLGKQVVAKILPFRIENKKFLDPIWNKHHIERVEIVLKETLDVKGRIPFYDQYGVVRDVLQNHLTEVMTLLTLRLPMNLSSHEEVLQNKLQIFSSLLPVGQNQAVVGQYQTYQTEVQQELNKTKDHVSVTPTFAAVLAHIDEAQYEGVPILLLSGKMLDERVGYARILFKNDMFCLQNLNSVHCKPKQIVFHFGHGSIQYPAILVSKNLFKPVLVDGEWKEVTEHTDVSVLGLPISDYYVQTPTEQKEAYSELISHIFAGRKDSFISTENLLASWALWTPLLSSLASSFPRIYPGGEDNGNMLDLHVKGKEISYNSEVVIINNDQMGGMSANGFQVMQGKFRSSDMVSAWAKELVERLAADMQEAAEAAVREGGVFHLALSGGSTPLALFHWLVMHHFSFPWRDTHVWVVDERCVPLTEMESNFRNVHDHLLQYVRIPYYNIHPMPVQLNQRLCVEEDGGASLYEKEISKLVTGSSFHFVLLGVGYDGHTASLFPGSKVDELGESLVALTESPVKPHQRMSLTFSAINRAHRVALLVTGKGKHELITQLSRVKDNADKFPVTRVKPANGSLVWYIDYDALLG; this is encoded by the exons ATGTTTGTGACTGTGTTCCTGCTTCTGGTCACTCTGTGTGCCCAGGGAGGAAATGgcgaggagagaggggaggctcAGCGACCAGGCCATGTGTCAGTGGTGATAGTGGGAGGCACAGGTGACCTGGCGAAGAAGTATCTGTGGCAGGGCTTCTTCCACCTGTACGTTAACCAGGTCAGTAGTGGAAACACCTTTTCCTTCTACGGAGGAGGACTGTCACCGGCTGATAAGGCCACACCAGTCCTCTTTGAGATCCTGAAGGCGGTGTCCTGCTCAAAGGATGTATCGCAGGAGCGCTGTGCTCTGCTGAAAGAGCAGTTCCTGCGACTCTCACAGTATCGGCAGCTGGCGGCCGTAGAGGACTACCAGGATCTGGCCAAGCACATTGACCAAGAGCTTCAACAAGAGGGGATAACAGAGGCAGGGAGGCTCTTCTACCTTTCAGTACCGGCCTTTACATATGCAGATATTGCTGATAAGATCAATAGTAGTTGCAGGCCGACCAGTGGGGCATGGCTGAGGGTGGTGCTAGAGAAACCTTTCGGGCATGACTACAGGAGTGCTCAGGTACTTGCATCTCAGCTTGGAAGCTCCTTGAAGGATGAAGAaatgtacagaatagaccatTACCTGGGGAAGCAG GTGGTTGCAAAGATACTCCCGTTCAGAATAGAGAACAAGAAGTTTCTGGATCCCATCTGGAACAAGCACCACATCGAGAGAGTGGAGATTGTACTGAAAGAGACCCTGGATGTTAAAg GTCGTATTCCCTTCTATGACCAATACGGAGTGGTCAGAGATGTGCTACAGAACCACCTGACTGAGGTCATGACCCTGTTGACCTTGAGGCTTCCCATGAATCTGAGCAGCCATGAGGAAGTCCTCCAAAACAAGCTGCAGATCTTCAGCTCCCTGCTACCTGTAGGACAGAATCAAGCTGTGGTCGGCCAGTACCAAACATACCAAACAGAGGTCCAGCAGGAGCTGAATAAGACAAAAGATCACGTCAGTGTCACACCAACATTTGCGG cTGTATTGGCACACATCGATGAGGCCCAGTACGAAGGTGTGCCAATTCTTCTGCTCTCAGGGAAGATGTTGGATGAACGTGTGGGATATGCACGCATACTTTTCAAGAATGACATGTTTTGTCTTCAGAACCTCAACAGCGTTCACTGCAAGCCCAAACAGATAGTATTCCACTTTGGGCATGGCAGCATTCAATATCCAGCAATTCTCGTAAGCAAAAATTTATTCAAGCCAGTTTTAGTGGACGGTGAGTGGAAGGAAGTGACAGAGCACACAGATGTCAGTGTTCTAGGTTTGCCTATTTCAGACTACTATGTGCAAACTCCAACAGAGCAGAAGGAAGCTTATTCAGAACTTATTTCTCATATTTTTGCTGGACGCAAGGATAGTTTCATTAGTACTGAAAACCTGCTGGCTTCCTGGGCCTTATGGACACCACTACTCAGTAGCCTAGCCAGCTCTTTTCCCCGCATCTACCCTGGGGGCGAGGACAATGGAAACATGCTGGACCTCCAtgtgaaagggaaagaaattaGCTACAACAGTGAGGTGGTGATAATCAACAATGATCAGATGGGTGGCATGTCGGCAAACGGTTTCCAAGTGATGCAGGGCAAATTTCGTAGTTCAGACATGGTGTCCGCCTGGGCcaaggagctggtggagaggcTAGCTGCAGATATGCAGGAAGCAGCCGAGGCAGCGGTGCGCGAGGGCGGTGTTTTCCATCTCGCCCTCTCTGGCGGGTCCACCCCCCTCGCTCTGTTCCACTGGTTGGTCATGCACCACTTCTCCTTCCCCTGGAGGGACACCCATGTGTGGGTGGTGGATGAGCGCTGCGTGCCGCTGACTGAAATGGAGTCCAACTTCCGCAACGTGCATGACCATCTACTGCAGTATGTGAGGATACCCTATTACAACATCCACCCCATGCCAGTGCAGCTCAACCAGCGTCTATGTgtggaggaggacggaggagcgTCGCTGTATGAGAAAGAGATCAGCAAGTTGGTTACTGGCTCCAGCTTCCACTTTGTGCTGCTGGGAGTCGGCTATGACGGTCACACCGCCTCTCTGTTCCCTGGTAGCAAAGTGGATGAACTTGGGGAGAGTCTGGTGGCCCTCACTGAGAGCCCTGTCAAGCCTCACCAGCGTATGAGCCTCACTTTCAGTGCCATTAACAGAGCCCACAGGGTTGCTCTTTTAGTGACGGGCAAAGGCAAGCATGAGCTGATCACCCAGCTGAGCCGAGTGAAGGACAACGCGGACAAATTTCCCGTCACCAGGGTGAAGCCTGCTAATGGCAGTCTTGTTTGGTATATAGACTATGATGCACTTTTAGGATAG
- the rbp7b gene encoding retinoid-binding protein 7, which translates to MHVDYSGTWDIGSNVNFEGYMVALGIDFATRKIASVLKPQKVIKQDGDCFTIRTFTTFRNYELSFKIGEEFKELTKGMDNRSCQTVVNWENDKLVCVQRGEKKNRGWTHWIQGDELHLELTCEDQVCKQIYKRTL; encoded by the exons ATGCATGTCGACTACAGTGGGACTTGGGACATCGGCAGCAATGTCAATTTTGAGGGATACATGGTTGCACTTG GCATTGATTTTGCAACACGCAAGATTGCCTCCGTGTTGAAGCCCCAGAAAGTGATTAAGCAAGATGGAGACTGTTTCACAATCAGGACCTTCACCACTTTCAGAAATTATGAGTTGTCATTCAAAATTGGAGAAGAGTTCAAAGAGTTGACTAAAGGAATGGACAACAGGTCAtgccag ACTGTGGTCAACTGGGAGAATGATAAACTGGTGTGTgttcagagaggagagaagaagaaccGAGGGTGGACTCACTGGATTCAGGGAGATGAGCTTCATCTG gAGCTCACCTGTGAGGATCAAGTCTGCAAGCAAATTTATAAAAGGACTCTGTGA